The genomic window TTCGCCGGAAGGGCGAGAGCCGTGAAGTGGTGGCCAAGCCGCCTCTACGGCCGCCTGTTGCTCTCGTACCTCGCCGCCTGCGTGCTGACGCTGCTCGTGGCGTCGCTGGCGCTCACGTACTTCTACCAATCCTACCTCATCAGCTCGGAGCAGCAGGAGCTTCTGCGCGACGGCCGCAACATCGCCCGGCTCGTCCAGGTCTCGCTCTTGAGCGGAAGCTCGCCCGAGTCGCTCAGCAGCATGCTTGAGGTGGTCGGGCCGTTCGTGCCGTCGCAGCCGATCGTCATCAACCGCGTCGGCGTCGTGCTGGCGGCGACGCCCGCAGGCAAGGACCTTGTGGGCGTCCGCCTCACGCGCGACGCCGTGGAGCAGGTGCTGCGCGGCCGCACCGTGATGGGCTGGGGGCAGAGCTTCGGCCTGTCGACGCCGTCCATCGCCGTCGCCGTGCCGGTGACGGTCGGGCGCGAGACGCTGGGCGCCGTGATCCTTCACCGGCCGCTCGTGGACATCCAGGCGACGGTGCGCGACGCCCGGCGTCGCCTCATCTGGGCCCTCGCGATCGCGCTCGCGATCTCGGCCGCGCTGGCGGCGGCCTTCTCGCGAAGCGTCGGGCGGCCGCTCGAACGCATGGCGCAGGCGGCCGGGAGGCTGGCGCAGGGGGATCTCGACGAGCGGGTCGCCGTGGAGGGGCCGGAGGAACTTCAGCAGCTGGCCCGCGCCTTCAACCACGCGGCGGAGGCGATCGGCCGCACG from Clostridia bacterium includes these protein-coding regions:
- a CDS encoding HAMP domain-containing histidine kinase, with product MKWWPSRLYGRLLLSYLAACVLTLLVASLALTYFYQSYLISSEQQELLRDGRNIARLVQVSLLSGSSPESLSSMLEVVGPFVPSQPIVINRVGVVLAATPAGKDLVGVRLTRDAVEQVLRGRTVMGWGQSFGLSTPSIAVAVPVTVGRETLGAVILHRPLVDIQATVRDARRRLIWALAIALAISAALAAAFSRSVGRPLERMAQAAGRLAQGDLDERVAVEGPEELQQLARAFNHAAEAIGRTFEEQRRLERMRREFVANVSHEFRAPLASLAGFIELLEDGTIPPDQAARYLELMRQDTERLSRLVADLLDLSRLDAGKVTIRPEFVSAVDAARRAVLGVEPRATSLGVTVEVAAEGSPTVYADPERLQQILTNLLDNAVDHTDDGGRVELRVRGDADWVRFEVIDTGEGIPEEELDLIWERFHRVDRSRVRSKRQRGGTGLGLSIVRQLVELHGGQVGVESRLGEGSRFWFTLPSSPASLPASV